One Sediminicola sp. YIK13 DNA segment encodes these proteins:
- a CDS encoding glutamine synthetase III family protein yields the protein MSKLRFSSIKESNNRNRIAIEEKGRRSELFGINVFNEDKMLQFLTREAYDRVKGAIYSGSKIDRKIADQVAEGMKAWAITMGATHYTHWFQPLTGATAEKHDAFFDLLPDGKALEKFGGGQLVQQEPDASSFPHGGIRNTFEARGYTAWDPTSPAFIYGSTLCIPTIFVSYTGEALDNKAPLLRALSAVDEAATAVAKYFDKNVSKVNATLGWEQEYFLVDKALAYSRPDILLTGRTLVGNSAAKGQQLDDHYFGVIPSRVLSFMSDLEKECTKLGIPVKTRHNEVAPNQFELAPVFEEANLAVDHNLLLMDVMEKIADKHSFKVLFHEKPFAGINGSGKHNNWSLATDTGVNLLSPGSTPMKNLQFLTFFINTIKAVDTYEELLRSSIASASNDHRLGANEAPPAIFSIFIGKQLSDVLDELEGVSQGKLSPEEKTELKLNVVGKIPEILLDNTDRNRTSPFAFTGNKFEMRGVGSKSNCAKPMTILNTIVAKQLIAFKKEVDALIDKKSLKKDEAVFNILREYIKTSKKIRFEGDGYSEEWEKEAKRRKLSNNKSTPQALQILTSKESLALLKSMNVMSEVEVKARQEVELEAYILHLQIEGRMYNEIVYNYLIPAAIAYQNKLIKNVMGLKDIYGAAHKTFTEGQLSIIENIAENISALKKKTDAMTEARKSANVLTDVNKKAFAYCDNVRPYFEEIRIHCDKLERLVDDQLWPLTKYRELLFIK from the coding sequence ATGTCCAAGCTAAGATTTTCATCCATAAAGGAAAGTAATAATAGAAATCGGATTGCCATTGAGGAGAAAGGCAGACGTTCGGAACTTTTCGGGATCAATGTTTTCAATGAAGATAAAATGCTGCAGTTTTTAACCAGAGAGGCTTATGACAGGGTTAAAGGGGCCATCTATTCCGGATCCAAAATAGATCGAAAGATTGCCGATCAAGTGGCAGAAGGGATGAAAGCCTGGGCAATTACCATGGGGGCTACCCATTATACCCATTGGTTCCAGCCTTTGACCGGAGCTACAGCAGAAAAACACGATGCATTCTTTGATCTTCTGCCCGATGGTAAGGCGCTTGAAAAATTTGGCGGAGGACAATTGGTACAGCAGGAGCCCGATGCCTCCAGCTTTCCGCACGGAGGTATCCGTAATACATTTGAGGCCAGAGGGTATACCGCGTGGGATCCAACTTCGCCCGCTTTTATCTATGGTTCTACCCTATGTATCCCTACAATATTCGTATCCTATACCGGGGAGGCCTTGGATAACAAGGCACCTTTATTAAGAGCATTGAGTGCTGTTGATGAGGCGGCAACAGCAGTTGCCAAATATTTTGATAAAAATGTTTCCAAGGTCAATGCGACCTTAGGTTGGGAGCAGGAATACTTTTTGGTAGACAAGGCTTTGGCATATTCACGCCCAGATATATTATTGACCGGGAGGACCTTGGTGGGCAATTCTGCCGCCAAAGGCCAGCAATTGGACGATCACTATTTTGGCGTGATTCCTAGCAGGGTACTCAGTTTTATGAGCGATTTGGAAAAGGAGTGTACTAAGTTGGGAATTCCAGTGAAGACCCGTCATAACGAGGTAGCACCCAATCAATTTGAATTGGCACCGGTATTTGAGGAGGCCAATTTGGCGGTAGACCACAACCTATTATTAATGGACGTCATGGAAAAGATAGCCGATAAGCATAGCTTTAAGGTGCTTTTCCATGAAAAACCCTTTGCCGGAATCAACGGATCAGGGAAACATAACAACTGGTCATTGGCGACGGACACCGGTGTGAATCTATTAAGTCCAGGTTCCACCCCCATGAAAAACCTACAGTTTTTAACCTTTTTTATAAATACCATCAAGGCGGTAGATACCTATGAGGAACTCTTGAGATCTTCCATAGCTTCCGCCAGTAATGATCATAGGTTAGGGGCCAATGAAGCGCCACCGGCCATTTTCTCCATCTTTATAGGAAAACAATTAAGTGATGTTCTGGATGAGTTGGAAGGGGTTTCCCAAGGGAAATTATCCCCAGAGGAAAAGACAGAGCTTAAACTGAATGTAGTGGGGAAAATTCCGGAGATCTTGTTGGATAACACAGATAGGAACCGTACCTCCCCTTTTGCCTTTACGGGTAATAAATTTGAGATGCGTGGGGTAGGATCAAAGTCCAACTGTGCCAAACCAATGACCATCCTCAATACGATAGTGGCGAAACAATTGATTGCCTTTAAGAAGGAGGTAGATGCATTGATAGACAAAAAGAGCCTTAAAAAGGACGAGGCAGTTTTTAATATCCTAAGGGAGTATATCAAAACCTCCAAGAAAATTAGGTTCGAAGGGGATGGTTATAGCGAGGAATGGGAAAAAGAGGCCAAAAGAAGAAAACTGAGCAATAATAAATCCACGCCCCAAGCCTTACAAATTTTGACATCCAAGGAAAGTTTGGCATTGTTAAAGTCCATGAACGTCATGAGCGAAGTGGAGGTAAAGGCTAGGCAAGAAGTGGAATTAGAGGCTTATATATTGCATTTGCAAATAGAGGGCAGAATGTACAATGAGATTGTATATAACTATTTGATACCTGCGGCCATTGCCTATCAGAACAAGCTTATTAAAAATGTAATGGGGCTCAAGGATATCTATGGTGCGGCCCATAAAACGTTTACAGAAGGACAGTTGTCCATTATAGAAAACATAGCAGAGAATATCAGCGCCTTAAAGAAAAAGACAGATGCCATGACAGAGGCCAGAAAAAGTGCCAATGTACTGACAGATGTTAATAAAAAGGCATTTGCCTACTGTGATAATGTGCGCCCTTATTTTGAGGAGATAAGAATTCATTGTGATAAATTGGAACGTTTGGTAGATGACCAGCTCTGGCCATTGACCAAATACAGGGAGCTTTTGTTCATTAAATAG
- a CDS encoding glutamine synthetase beta-grasp domain-containing protein, whose protein sequence is MSKSKLEYIWLDGYEPTANLRSKTKVEDDFSGKLEDCAIWSFDGSSTKQAEGGSSDCLLKPVAIYPDPARKNGYIVMTEVLNPDGTPHISNSRASIDDEDGDFWFGFEQEYFIMDKTTQLPLGFPVGGYPGPQGMYYCSVGGRNTHGRAFVEEHADLCIAAGLNFEGINQEVASGQWEFQLFAKGAKKAGDEIWVARYLLDRLTEKYGYYIEYHPKPVKGDWNGSGMHANFSNTTLRTCGSKEVYEKICEAFRPVTAEHIAVYGEFNDQRLTGKHETASIHDFSYGVSDRGASIRIPIITVQKGWKGWLEDRRPASNGDPYKIAGRIVKTVKTAKI, encoded by the coding sequence ATGAGCAAGTCAAAATTAGAGTACATTTGGTTGGACGGTTACGAGCCAACAGCCAACCTGAGAAGCAAAACTAAAGTTGAAGATGATTTTAGTGGTAAATTGGAAGATTGTGCTATTTGGTCTTTCGATGGCAGTTCTACAAAACAAGCTGAAGGAGGATCTTCTGATTGCCTTTTAAAGCCTGTTGCCATATATCCAGACCCTGCTAGGAAGAATGGATACATAGTAATGACAGAAGTTTTAAACCCTGATGGAACCCCACACATATCAAATTCTAGAGCTAGTATAGACGATGAAGATGGTGATTTCTGGTTTGGTTTCGAGCAGGAATATTTTATCATGGATAAAACAACTCAACTACCATTAGGATTCCCCGTTGGTGGATATCCTGGACCTCAAGGAATGTATTACTGTTCTGTTGGTGGTAGAAATACCCATGGAAGAGCATTTGTTGAAGAACACGCTGATCTATGTATTGCTGCTGGATTAAACTTTGAAGGGATCAACCAAGAGGTTGCCAGTGGACAGTGGGAATTCCAATTGTTTGCCAAAGGTGCCAAAAAAGCGGGAGATGAGATCTGGGTTGCCAGATACTTATTGGATCGTTTAACAGAAAAATATGGTTACTATATTGAATACCACCCAAAACCAGTAAAAGGGGATTGGAACGGTTCCGGTATGCACGCCAACTTCTCCAATACCACTTTAAGAACTTGTGGTTCCAAAGAAGTTTACGAGAAGATCTGTGAAGCCTTTAGACCAGTAACTGCTGAACACATTGCCGTTTACGGTGAGTTCAACGACCAACGTTTAACAGGGAAACATGAAACCGCATCTATACATGACTTTAGCTACGGTGTTTCCGACAGGGGAGCTTCTATTAGAATTCCTATCATCACCGTTCAAAAAGGATGGAAAGGATGGTTGGAAGACAGAAGGCCAGCTTCTAACGGTGACCCATATAAGATTGCAGGAAGAATCGTAAAAACAGTGAAAACTGCCAAGATTTAA
- a CDS encoding calcium/sodium antiporter: MQNLLFVISGLLFLILGGNWLLKAAVAISLRLNIPKIVVGMTVVSFATSAPELIVSVNAALDGFPDLALGNVVGSNIANLGLVLAITVILGPINVRKNFYTTNWPVMMLASLIFFAFIYFDGQLQQTEGIAMVVFLFLFLVYLLRYQKTAVVDEMPEDDVLLPHYKTLLFLGLGGVGLWGGSELLIDGAVGLATFYGVSDRVVAVTVVSVGTSIPELAASVIAVIKKEKAISLGNLIGSNIFNLLAVLGITAIITPITVMDQGLLSSDIFWMLGISFLILPLVFFPKGLRLGWRDGLVLLAFYLAFIYHTIS, encoded by the coding sequence ATGCAGAATTTATTATTCGTTATCTCTGGACTCCTATTTTTAATCTTGGGAGGTAATTGGTTGTTAAAAGCAGCAGTGGCAATTTCCTTACGGCTCAATATTCCAAAGATTGTAGTGGGAATGACCGTGGTTTCTTTTGCTACATCCGCTCCAGAATTAATTGTTAGCGTCAATGCTGCCTTGGATGGATTCCCGGATCTGGCCCTTGGTAATGTGGTTGGGTCCAATATTGCGAATCTAGGACTTGTTTTGGCGATAACGGTAATCCTGGGCCCCATCAACGTGCGTAAAAACTTTTACACCACAAATTGGCCGGTAATGATGTTGGCTTCCTTGATATTTTTTGCTTTTATTTATTTTGATGGGCAGTTGCAGCAAACCGAGGGAATTGCCATGGTGGTATTCCTCTTCTTGTTTTTGGTCTATTTATTAAGATACCAAAAAACTGCTGTCGTGGATGAAATGCCAGAGGATGATGTCCTTTTGCCGCATTATAAGACCCTTTTGTTTTTGGGGCTTGGTGGAGTTGGACTCTGGGGTGGATCTGAGTTGTTGATAGATGGTGCGGTGGGATTGGCAACCTTTTATGGGGTTAGTGATAGGGTTGTGGCAGTCACCGTAGTGTCTGTGGGTACAAGTATCCCGGAATTGGCTGCCTCAGTTATTGCTGTCATTAAAAAGGAAAAGGCAATATCGCTAGGCAATCTAATAGGTTCCAATATTTTCAATTTGTTGGCTGTATTGGGTATAACGGCAATTATAACACCAATTACGGTTATGGATCAAGGCCTTTTAAGCAGTGATATCTTTTGGATGTTGGGCATATCATTTTTGATTCTTCCCTTGGTGTTCTTTCCAAAAGGTTTGCGGCTGGGTTGGCGGGATGGCTTGGTGCTCTTGGCATTTTATCTTGCCTTTATCTACCATACCATATCATAA
- a CDS encoding BlaI/MecI/CopY family transcriptional regulator, whose amino-acid sequence MQKLTNKEEEIMKILWQLKKAFVKEIMAEIKDDQPHYNTLSTIVRNLEDKKYVSHEAFGNTHRYYPLITKEDYRKKYINSTLADYYDNSYKSMVSFFAKEDKISVAELKEIINLIEKSK is encoded by the coding sequence ATGCAAAAGCTTACCAATAAGGAAGAGGAGATCATGAAAATACTTTGGCAGTTAAAAAAGGCCTTTGTTAAGGAAATCATGGCAGAAATAAAAGATGACCAACCCCATTACAACACCCTGTCCACCATTGTTCGTAATCTGGAAGACAAAAAGTATGTATCACACGAAGCTTTTGGAAACACCCACAGATATTATCCATTGATCACTAAGGAGGATTATCGGAAAAAATATATAAACTCCACGTTGGCAGACTATTATGACAACTCCTATAAAAGCATGGTATCCTTTTTCGCCAAGGAAGATAAGATCTCTGTCGCGGAATTGAAAGAAATTATTAACCTCATCGAAAAGAGCAAATAA
- a CDS encoding M56 family metallopeptidase — MEPFIIYLLKSSGIVLLFLLCYAVMLQKETSFKSNRIFLLSGIFFAIVLPLVTFTKTIWVNAPLYLQETSSAFQIAPQEYQEPFNWPGVLLLLYGMGCVILLARFIVQLLSLKKLLRESNIKKIGAFKMVESPQNIAPFSFFNYIVLHKPAYSKEELSSILIHEKAHVRGAHSLDILFMHMVSIFLWFNPFIWLYKSYMEQNLEFIADHQTAEIKQNKKSYQYLLLKTSMGSHQFSIVNPFFNSLIKKRIVMLNKQKSNKKQMWKYAMVIPMLIGFIFLFNVETVAQYRTENSEVLVQQEVVFTITKEQTNKELDDLKKEIKANQEGTLKYSGLKRNKAGEISAITIEYKGKEKGIVRASYNEEDGIDPVTFGTNDNGGMFIMSGERDMTFRSDALHANSRNIKIRKEIDRAKRDMENSFTFNDKEKRVVILQENGEETIMVNGKKMTREEFEEMEKGDDDEEIIIKKIQKGDGEDNIWIESSGNKSQKIIIKEVDGKKTIEIDGKKISPEDYEKMKINGESHQMRIHMDHEKSKGKIKSVFIMKDGDAELDEDYEEEVIHSTFMNLADSIDVKIMIDGKESTKAEMQKLSPDEIATVDILKEENDNGNPDGQNNTAVIKIRTKKKQ, encoded by the coding sequence ATGGAACCTTTTATAATATACCTATTAAAATCATCGGGCATAGTTCTTCTATTTCTCTTATGCTATGCCGTGATGCTTCAAAAAGAAACTTCGTTCAAATCGAATCGTATTTTTTTATTGTCGGGTATTTTCTTCGCCATAGTACTGCCCTTGGTGACTTTCACCAAAACCATATGGGTAAATGCACCCCTATATCTTCAAGAGACCAGTAGTGCATTTCAAATAGCTCCCCAGGAATACCAGGAGCCTTTTAATTGGCCTGGGGTATTGCTTCTCTTATATGGAATGGGATGCGTCATTTTATTGGCCCGATTTATCGTTCAATTATTATCCTTAAAAAAGTTACTCCGGGAAAGCAACATCAAAAAGATCGGAGCTTTTAAAATGGTGGAATCACCTCAAAATATAGCACCTTTTTCATTTTTCAACTATATCGTCCTACACAAGCCTGCCTATTCCAAGGAGGAGCTTTCAAGTATCCTGATCCATGAGAAGGCGCATGTGAGAGGTGCACATTCCCTTGATATCCTCTTTATGCATATGGTATCTATTTTTTTATGGTTCAATCCATTCATTTGGCTCTATAAATCCTACATGGAACAAAATTTAGAATTTATAGCGGACCATCAAACAGCTGAAATCAAGCAAAACAAAAAAAGCTATCAATATCTTCTGCTAAAAACAAGTATGGGAAGTCATCAATTCTCAATTGTAAATCCATTTTTTAATTCATTAATCAAAAAACGAATCGTCATGTTAAACAAACAAAAATCAAACAAAAAGCAAATGTGGAAATACGCTATGGTCATTCCCATGCTCATTGGGTTTATCTTCCTTTTCAATGTAGAGACCGTGGCCCAATACAGAACAGAAAACAGCGAAGTGTTAGTACAGCAGGAAGTGGTGTTCACCATCACTAAAGAACAAACCAATAAAGAATTGGATGATCTTAAGAAGGAAATTAAAGCTAACCAAGAAGGCACATTAAAATACAGTGGCCTCAAAAGAAATAAGGCAGGAGAAATTTCCGCCATCACAATTGAATATAAAGGTAAAGAGAAGGGAATTGTCAGAGCCAGTTATAATGAAGAGGACGGCATTGACCCAGTAACGTTCGGCACCAATGATAATGGGGGCATGTTTATTATGTCCGGGGAACGCGATATGACCTTTAGGTCTGATGCTTTGCACGCCAATTCAAGGAATATAAAAATTAGAAAGGAGATTGATCGTGCCAAAAGAGACATGGAGAATAGCTTCACTTTTAATGACAAGGAAAAGCGTGTAGTTATTTTACAGGAAAATGGTGAGGAAACCATTATGGTCAATGGTAAAAAAATGACCAGGGAAGAGTTTGAAGAAATGGAAAAGGGGGATGATGATGAGGAAATTATTATTAAAAAAATACAGAAAGGTGATGGAGAGGATAATATTTGGATTGAGTCCTCTGGCAACAAATCCCAAAAGATAATAATTAAAGAAGTAGATGGTAAAAAGACCATTGAAATTGACGGGAAAAAAATATCGCCGGAAGATTACGAAAAAATGAAGATAAATGGAGAATCCCACCAAATGAGAATACATATGGACCATGAAAAAAGCAAGGGCAAAATAAAGTCAGTTTTTATAATGAAAGATGGGGACGCGGAATTAGACGAGGACTATGAGGAAGAGGTCATACACTCCACCTTTATGAATTTGGCGGATAGCATAGATGTAAAAATAATGATTGATGGCAAGGAATCTACGAAGGCCGAAATGCAAAAACTATCACCAGATGAAATTGCCACCGTTGACATTTTAAAAGAAGAAAATGATAACGGAAATCCAGATGGACAAAATAATACTGCGGTTATAAAAATTCGGACGAAGAAGAAACAATAA
- a CDS encoding LacI family DNA-binding transcriptional regulator — protein MKNLTLKDLSKILNLSPSTVSKALNNSTEISDITKKRVKEVALEYKYRPNSLGLSLKKGRTKTIGVIIPSVLDRFSAKLFIGIEKVAHIHGYNAILCTSNYSVIREDENLNFLSDKGIDGIIISLTDETILQEKYDHIKKVINSGMEVVLTNKVPEELNAHRVSIDFYKEAYNSIKNIKLSKSDNVLVVDSFSDAIYLDKRKMGILDALNAEHQLKGIRLLKSNGEETFVKDVVEKINTNSIKVLIVSNQYLLETIINDLKVRKYLETGQLLIFGFSNEKSSFENIKGVTPISQRGKFLGEQSAELLISQLEANAVEAIRAVSIDSIEKRIY, from the coding sequence GTGAAAAACCTAACACTTAAAGATCTTTCCAAGATTTTAAATTTGTCTCCATCAACGGTATCCAAAGCTTTGAACAATAGCACGGAGATAAGTGACATCACCAAGAAAAGGGTGAAGGAGGTGGCTTTAGAATATAAATACAGGCCAAATTCGTTGGGGTTGAGCCTTAAAAAGGGAAGGACCAAAACCATTGGTGTGATAATTCCCAGTGTCTTGGACAGGTTCTCCGCTAAGTTGTTCATAGGGATAGAGAAGGTCGCCCATATTCATGGGTACAATGCCATATTGTGTACTTCTAATTATAGTGTGATACGTGAAGATGAGAATTTAAATTTTTTGAGTGATAAAGGAATTGATGGGATCATTATTTCCTTGACAGATGAAACTATCTTACAAGAGAAATATGATCATATAAAAAAAGTCATCAACTCGGGCATGGAAGTAGTACTTACCAATAAGGTGCCAGAGGAATTGAATGCCCATAGGGTAAGCATCGACTTTTATAAGGAGGCTTATAATTCCATCAAGAACATAAAGCTTTCCAAATCCGATAACGTTTTGGTGGTGGATTCCTTTTCAGATGCTATATATCTGGATAAAAGAAAAATGGGAATTTTAGATGCCCTGAATGCCGAGCATCAACTTAAAGGTATACGATTGTTGAAATCCAACGGGGAAGAAACTTTTGTAAAAGATGTTGTGGAGAAAATTAATACCAATAGCATAAAAGTATTGATCGTCTCAAATCAGTATTTATTGGAAACCATCATCAATGATTTGAAGGTTCGTAAATATTTGGAAACAGGCCAATTACTTATTTTTGGGTTTTCCAATGAGAAATCCTCTTTTGAAAATATAAAGGGAGTTACTCCCATCTCACAACGCGGTAAGTTTCTCGGAGAGCAATCGGCTGAGCTACTGATATCCCAATTAGAAGCTAATGCCGTAGAGGCAATACGTGCAGTGAGTATTGATAGTATAGAGAAGAGGATTTATTGA
- a CDS encoding universal stress protein, with protein MNAIFYATDRTENSAPVLRYAYELSEKLGAQLIVFNTHEMEPIRVMVSRPPEQIEYHVLKEQKEILANYCAQHLKGGLDGKNIKFEVVSNDSITEAIVEGSKNLAAGLVLIGRKDKHTERGLFVGDIGKSLVEKLSCPLMIVPNSGGKPIKKILYATDFMEADIEAIKKLAPMAKAMDAKVHIVHISTEAEYAGKDQMEWFKEMLQQHVKGQKFDFKLVFSDTIEHELRNQVEQLGADLLVLLQREEKGFLNKLFHTSMVKKLEGHINVPLMSFNKFNL; from the coding sequence ATGAATGCTATTTTTTATGCTACAGATCGTACAGAGAACTCTGCACCCGTATTGAGGTATGCCTATGAGCTAAGTGAAAAGTTGGGTGCACAATTAATCGTTTTTAATACCCACGAGATGGAGCCTATAAGGGTTATGGTTTCTAGACCTCCAGAGCAAATAGAGTATCATGTTTTGAAGGAGCAAAAAGAAATTTTGGCAAACTATTGTGCCCAACATTTAAAAGGCGGATTGGATGGCAAGAACATAAAATTTGAAGTAGTATCGAATGATTCCATCACGGAGGCGATTGTGGAAGGTTCTAAAAATCTCGCTGCAGGTTTGGTCCTTATTGGTAGAAAGGATAAACATACAGAGCGGGGGTTGTTCGTTGGTGATATTGGAAAAAGTTTGGTGGAAAAATTATCTTGTCCTTTGATGATTGTCCCTAATTCCGGCGGCAAGCCTATTAAGAAGATCCTATACGCTACAGATTTCATGGAGGCTGATATTGAAGCGATAAAAAAATTGGCGCCTATGGCAAAGGCAATGGATGCAAAAGTCCATATTGTGCATATTTCAACTGAAGCAGAATATGCAGGAAAGGATCAAATGGAATGGTTTAAAGAGATGTTGCAACAGCATGTGAAAGGTCAAAAATTCGACTTCAAATTAGTTTTTTCTGATACGATAGAGCACGAATTAAGAAACCAGGTGGAGCAGCTTGGGGCAGATTTATTAGTCCTTTTACAGCGTGAGGAAAAGGGATTTTTAAACAAACTATTCCATACCAGTATGGTAAAAAAATTAGAGGGACATATAAATGTACCCCTTATGAGCTTCAATAAGTTCAATCTATAA
- a CDS encoding YeeE/YedE family protein, translated as MEFILQPWPWYVSGPLIAMVMLLLIYFGRTFGMSSNLRTLCTIGGAGKYSDFFRFDWKAQRWNLTVVLGAIIGGFVATQFLSDNSVIALSAETISDLGKFGFTSIGESLLPAEIYGWDNVLSIKGLSILIVGGFLVGFGTRYAGGCTSGHAITGLSNLQLPSLIAVIGFFIGGLIMTHFILPLIF; from the coding sequence ATGGAATTTATTTTACAACCTTGGCCCTGGTATGTTTCCGGTCCGTTAATAGCCATGGTCATGTTATTGCTGATTTATTTTGGCAGAACGTTTGGCATGTCGTCCAACCTAAGGACTTTATGTACCATTGGAGGGGCTGGAAAATATTCGGATTTCTTCAGGTTCGATTGGAAGGCCCAACGCTGGAATCTCACAGTGGTACTTGGAGCTATTATTGGGGGTTTTGTTGCCACCCAATTCCTTTCAGACAATTCGGTCATCGCATTAAGCGCGGAAACCATATCCGATTTAGGGAAATTTGGCTTCACCAGCATAGGCGAAAGCCTTTTGCCTGCTGAAATTTATGGTTGGGATAATGTGTTGAGCATAAAGGGACTTTCCATCTTGATCGTAGGAGGTTTTCTTGTAGGTTTCGGCACACGTTATGCGGGAGGATGCACCTCTGGTCATGCCATAACAGGGCTTAGCAACCTTCAATTGCCTTCTTTAATAGCAGTGATCGGATTTTTTATTGGTGGTCTTATCATGACCCATTTTATCTTACCCCTTATATTTTAA
- a CDS encoding DUF6691 family protein: MKFLKFLFVGIFFGIVLVKSEAVSWYRIFEMFKFQSFHMYGIIGSAVFLGVIGVWLIKKFKVHSTEGKEIFLPPKNKSIARYILGGTIFGLGWGLAGACPGPMYILLGTGVFTMLIVIGAALLGTFAYGVLKDKLPH; encoded by the coding sequence ATGAAGTTTCTAAAGTTTTTATTTGTCGGTATATTTTTCGGTATTGTCTTGGTTAAATCCGAAGCCGTTTCATGGTATCGAATTTTTGAAATGTTCAAATTTCAATCCTTTCACATGTATGGCATTATTGGATCTGCAGTGTTCTTAGGGGTTATCGGGGTTTGGCTTATCAAAAAATTCAAGGTCCACAGTACAGAAGGAAAAGAGATATTTCTACCTCCAAAAAACAAAAGCATTGCACGTTATATTTTAGGAGGAACCATATTTGGATTAGGCTGGGGATTGGCAGGGGCCTGTCCAGGCCCCATGTACATTCTTTTAGGGACGGGTGTGTTTACTATGCTTATAGTTATCGGAGCAGCCTTATTGGGCACCTTTGCTTATGGTGTCTTAAAAGATAAATTACCTCATTAA
- a CDS encoding glycoside hydrolase family 2 TIM barrel-domain containing protein, with protein MKQLLYILSICLFLSCKNDPKKTESESTIGDEPAKVQVSKSGDKFQLLVNGEPFYIKGAGLEFGNVAALAEHNANSFRTWRTDNGRKSAVEVLDEAHEHGLMVSMGIEVERERHGFDYDDEDAVQKQKERIKKEVLEIKDHPALLIWVIGNELNLNYTNPKVWDAVNDISKMIHELDPNHPTTTTLAGIAQKEINYIKERCGDLDILSVQMYGDLPDVPKLIREYGWNGPYMVTEWGATGHWEVPTTDWGAPIEENSTLKASNYLKRYKGGIAADTLQCIGSYVFLWGNKQERTPTWYGIFLENGMETESVGVMHYIWNGKWPDNRTPQIASFVLDGKTAYNSITLEKGKEYIAQVIIKDIENDPIAYRWEILPESEEVKEGGDHEARPESVTIEGMEEKNGTLKFKSPAPGNYRLFVYADDGHNHQGTANIPFQVN; from the coding sequence ATGAAGCAATTACTATATATTTTAAGTATCTGCTTGTTTTTATCGTGTAAGAACGATCCCAAAAAAACGGAGTCCGAATCTACAATAGGGGATGAGCCTGCAAAAGTACAGGTTTCTAAATCTGGGGATAAATTCCAACTATTGGTCAACGGAGAACCATTTTATATCAAAGGAGCAGGTTTGGAATTTGGAAACGTGGCGGCTTTAGCTGAACACAACGCCAATTCCTTTAGAACCTGGCGGACAGATAACGGTAGAAAATCTGCTGTGGAAGTTTTGGACGAAGCTCATGAACATGGACTTATGGTAAGTATGGGTATTGAAGTGGAACGTGAGCGGCATGGATTTGATTATGATGATGAAGATGCTGTTCAGAAACAAAAGGAGCGTATAAAAAAGGAGGTATTGGAGATCAAAGATCATCCGGCACTGCTTATTTGGGTCATAGGCAATGAACTTAATTTAAATTATACCAATCCTAAAGTTTGGGATGCCGTAAATGACATTTCTAAAATGATCCACGAATTGGATCCCAACCACCCAACTACCACTACCTTGGCCGGAATAGCCCAAAAGGAGATCAATTATATCAAGGAGCGTTGTGGGGATCTGGATATTTTATCTGTTCAGATGTACGGCGATCTGCCCGATGTTCCCAAGTTGATCAGAGAATATGGTTGGAACGGTCCTTATATGGTCACAGAATGGGGAGCAACTGGTCACTGGGAAGTGCCAACAACAGATTGGGGTGCGCCTATTGAAGAAAATAGCACCTTAAAAGCGAGTAATTACTTAAAGAGGTATAAAGGAGGAATAGCAGCAGATACCCTTCAATGTATTGGATCCTACGTGTTTTTATGGGGGAACAAGCAAGAGCGAACTCCTACCTGGTACGGGATATTTTTGGAGAACGGTATGGAAACAGAGTCTGTTGGGGTTATGCATTACATCTGGAACGGTAAATGGCCGGATAATAGAACGCCTCAGATAGCGTCTTTTGTATTGGATGGAAAAACAGCTTACAATAGTATAACGCTAGAAAAGGGTAAGGAATATATAGCACAGGTAATCATCAAGGATATTGAAAATGATCCTATTGCTTATAGATGGGAGATTTTGCCAGAAAGTGAAGAAGTAAAAGAGGGAGGCGACCATGAGGCCCGACCAGAATCTGTTACTATAGAAGGTATGGAGGAAAAAAATGGCACGTTAAAGTTTAAATCCCCTGCTCCAGGAAATTATAGATTGTTCGTTTATGCAGATGATGGGCATAACCATCAGGGAACTGCGAACATCCCGTTTCAGGTAAATTAA